One genomic segment of Photobacterium sp. DA100 includes these proteins:
- a CDS encoding peptidylprolyl isomerase has protein sequence MVTLHTTFGDIKIQLNTEKAPETCANFLQYCRDGFYNGTLFHRVIDGFMIQGGGMASGMEEKETRAPIKNEANNGLSNKVGTLAMARTMEPHSASSQFFINVNDNKFLDFKSETPDGWGYCVFAEVVEGMDVVNKIKGVATGNWGYVHQDVPVEEVVINNVTIEE, from the coding sequence ATGGTAACGCTTCACACTACTTTTGGTGACATCAAAATCCAACTAAACACTGAAAAAGCACCTGAGACCTGTGCAAACTTCCTACAGTACTGCCGTGACGGTTTCTATAACGGCACCCTGTTCCACCGCGTTATCGATGGTTTCATGATCCAGGGCGGCGGTATGGCTTCAGGCATGGAAGAAAAAGAAACTCGTGCACCAATCAAGAACGAAGCTAACAACGGCCTAAGCAACAAAGTCGGCACACTGGCTATGGCGCGCACTATGGAGCCGCATTCTGCAAGCTCTCAGTTCTTCATCAACGTCAACGACAACAAATTCCTGGACTTCAAATCAGAAACACCTGACGGCTGGGGTTACTGCGTATTTGCTGAAGTGGTTGAAGGCATGGACGTAGTGAACAAGATCAAAGGCGTTGCAACGGGCAACTGGGGCTACGTACACCAAGACGTACCGGTAGAAGAAGTTGTTATCAACAACGTGACTATCGAAGAGTAA
- a CDS encoding HDOD domain-containing protein has protein sequence MNSYLARQPVLNREKDTIGYELLFRDGPRNSFPEIGDEQATHRLLTDNFLSSGNNEVTSGKKAFINFPHSSLINRIPLLFPKKSFIIEILETCQPNDELLEAVKELHHAGYTLALDDFTPTPEWNRFIPFVDIIKFDLRVMPVAKAGFFIRRHKEKGSRITFLAEKVETYEEFMAASEAGFDLFQGYFFSRPEIVRKKALKPSALTTLRLYREISRSEVNFSKVEKIIATDVTLSYKLLHHVNTMTYTRAKPISSFKQALVYLGEEKLRRFVTFVATAHAVENKPESLYFLSLQRARFSEQLSQHLQADIDSNQAFLTGLFSLLDCILDQPIEALIDQLPLDTPVQHALVSRQGHLGGLLRLAIAYDQADWKAINRLCQALNVNESVVAQTYLESLKWVTVFEQTLPSKP, from the coding sequence ATGAATTCATATCTTGCCAGACAGCCGGTATTAAACAGGGAAAAAGACACTATCGGTTATGAGCTGTTGTTCCGAGACGGCCCGAGAAACAGTTTCCCAGAGATTGGCGATGAGCAAGCGACTCACCGCCTGCTGACTGATAATTTTTTAAGCTCTGGCAATAATGAGGTAACCTCGGGCAAAAAAGCCTTCATCAACTTCCCTCACAGCAGCCTGATCAACCGTATTCCTCTGCTTTTCCCTAAGAAAAGCTTTATCATTGAAATACTGGAAACCTGCCAACCCAACGATGAGCTGCTCGAGGCGGTAAAAGAACTTCACCATGCCGGCTACACACTGGCACTGGATGATTTTACGCCGACACCGGAATGGAACCGTTTTATCCCCTTCGTTGACATCATCAAGTTTGATCTACGGGTAATGCCGGTAGCCAAGGCCGGTTTTTTTATTCGCAGGCACAAAGAAAAAGGTAGCCGCATTACGTTCCTGGCCGAGAAAGTCGAGACTTATGAAGAATTTATGGCCGCTAGTGAAGCCGGCTTTGACCTCTTCCAAGGCTACTTCTTCAGCCGCCCAGAAATTGTTCGCAAGAAGGCACTCAAGCCCTCAGCACTGACCACCCTGAGGCTATACCGTGAAATCAGCCGCTCGGAAGTCAACTTTAGCAAGGTCGAAAAGATCATCGCTACCGATGTGACGCTGTCTTACAAATTACTTCACCATGTCAACACCATGACCTACACCCGTGCCAAACCGATCTCCTCGTTCAAACAGGCTCTGGTGTATTTGGGTGAAGAAAAACTACGCCGGTTTGTTACCTTCGTCGCCACCGCCCATGCGGTCGAAAACAAGCCCGAGTCACTGTATTTCCTGTCGCTGCAGCGCGCTCGCTTCAGCGAACAACTTAGCCAACACCTTCAGGCAGATATTGACAGTAACCAAGCCTTCCTCACAGGCTTATTCTCCTTGCTTGACTGCATCCTTGATCAACCGATTGAAGCATTGATCGATCAATTGCCACTCGACACTCCCGTCCAGCATGCCCTCGTCAGCCGCCAGGGTCACCTGGGTGGGTTACTGCGCTTAGCCATTGCCTACGATCAAGCAGACTGGAAGGCAATCAATCGATTATGTCAGGCCCTCAACGTCAATGAATCAGTCGTTGCGCAGACCTACCTCGAATCTTTAAAATGGGTCACTGTTTTTGAGCAAACCTTACCGAGCAAACCATGA
- a CDS encoding YchJ family metal-binding protein: MTQQTQPCPCGSQRPLAECCQPIHHNPSLAVHPEQLMRSRYSAHVLGLVDYVVATYHPSCEAEQHREAIAESVHSQWLGLEVISSEIATENEGFVEFKAFYQDGNDQYCLHERSRFLNETINGQRQWFYIDGEYPEPPAPNESQTAPAVSDKIGRNDPCPCGSGKKFKKCCG; this comes from the coding sequence ATGACCCAACAAACCCAGCCATGTCCATGTGGCAGTCAGCGCCCGCTGGCTGAATGCTGCCAGCCGATCCACCACAACCCAAGCCTGGCTGTTCATCCTGAACAGCTGATGCGATCCCGCTACAGTGCCCACGTCCTCGGCTTGGTCGATTATGTTGTGGCGACCTACCACCCCAGCTGCGAAGCAGAGCAGCACCGTGAGGCTATTGCCGAGTCAGTACACAGCCAATGGCTGGGACTGGAAGTGATCAGCAGCGAAATAGCGACGGAGAACGAGGGTTTTGTCGAGTTCAAGGCATTCTACCAAGACGGCAACGATCAATACTGCCTGCACGAGCGTTCTCGCTTCCTCAACGAAACCATCAATGGCCAGCGGCAGTGGTTCTACATCGATGGTGAATACCCAGAGCCACCAGCGCCCAATGAGAGCCAAACGGCACCGGCAGTCAGCGATAAGATCGGCCGCAACGATCCTTGCCCGTGCGGCAGTGGCAAAAAATTCAAAAAGTGCTGCGGCTAA
- the lpxH gene encoding UDP-2,3-diacylglucosamine diphosphatase, with translation MTTLFISDLHLSADRPDITACFLRFMSTEARGIDALYVLGDLFEMWIGDDDDSPFHQQIKSAFRQLTDSGVPCYFIHGNRDFLIGKRFSQETGVELLPEHTVVDLYGTPTLLLHGDTLCTLDEGYQRYRKKVHNRFIQWLFFCLPLRYRQRIGEKMRSGSSQTNQTKSQAIMDVTPGEVVHIMAELGVNQMIHGHTHRPDVHALSVNGQDARRIVLGDWYEHGSVLICTPQHCQLETRDFQP, from the coding sequence ATGACCACACTTTTTATTTCCGATCTGCACCTGAGTGCTGACAGGCCCGATATCACAGCCTGTTTCCTTCGCTTTATGTCCACCGAAGCCCGTGGCATCGATGCCCTTTATGTATTGGGCGATCTGTTTGAGATGTGGATTGGCGATGATGATGATTCCCCGTTCCACCAACAAATAAAATCAGCCTTCCGCCAGCTTACCGACAGCGGCGTGCCTTGCTATTTTATCCATGGCAACCGGGACTTCCTGATTGGCAAACGCTTCAGCCAAGAAACCGGGGTCGAGCTGCTGCCCGAGCACACTGTGGTTGATCTCTATGGCACTCCGACCCTGCTCCTGCACGGTGACACCCTGTGCACGCTCGATGAAGGCTATCAGCGCTATCGCAAAAAGGTACATAACCGCTTTATTCAATGGCTGTTTTTCTGCCTGCCGCTGCGCTATCGCCAGCGTATCGGTGAGAAGATGCGAAGCGGCAGTAGCCAGACCAATCAAACCAAAAGCCAGGCCATAATGGACGTCACCCCCGGTGAGGTTGTCCATATCATGGCAGAGCTGGGAGTCAACCAGATGATCCACGGCCATACGCACCGGCCTGATGTGCACGCGCTGTCTGTCAACGGGCAAGATGCACGCCGTATTGTGCTAGGCGACTGGTATGAGCATGGCTCTGTATTGATTTGTACCCCGCAGCACTGCCAGCTTGAAACGCGCGATTTTCAGCCTTAG
- the glpQ gene encoding glycerophosphodiester phosphodiesterase has protein sequence MKTVCLAAVIGSALIASPSFAQTSTAQTNAAKVVVAHRGASGYLPEHTLAAKALAYAMKPDYIEQDVVMTKDDRLVVLHDHYLDRVTNVAEVFPDRARDDGRYYAIDFTLAEIKQLSVTEGFKIKEGKQVQGFPGRFPMWQSDFKVPTFEEEIEMIQGLNKTLGYDIGIYPEIKAPWFHRHEGKDISAAVLKALKQYGYTSKDSKVYLQTFDYNELKRIHDELMPAMGMEVKLVQLMAYTDWNETMVYGEDGSAKPYSYDWMFQPGGMAAVAKYADGIGPWKPMVVSDESVKGNIRLTGLVKAAHEAGMQVHPYTFRSDEGRIPAYANDFNDMLDIFYRTANVDGVFTDFPDKAVDYLNRQQ, from the coding sequence ATGAAAACAGTTTGCCTTGCTGCCGTGATTGGCAGTGCCCTAATTGCTTCCCCGAGCTTCGCTCAAACGAGCACTGCCCAAACCAACGCCGCTAAGGTGGTGGTGGCCCACCGCGGTGCATCCGGTTACCTGCCCGAGCATACCCTTGCCGCTAAAGCGCTGGCTTATGCCATGAAGCCTGATTACATTGAGCAAGATGTGGTCATGACCAAAGATGACCGGCTGGTGGTCTTGCATGACCACTACCTTGACCGTGTTACCAATGTAGCCGAGGTCTTTCCAGACCGTGCGCGTGACGATGGTCGTTATTATGCGATTGATTTTACCCTTGCCGAAATCAAGCAACTCAGTGTAACTGAAGGTTTCAAGATCAAAGAGGGCAAACAGGTTCAAGGGTTCCCGGGGCGTTTTCCAATGTGGCAGTCTGACTTCAAGGTGCCGACTTTCGAAGAAGAGATCGAGATGATCCAAGGGCTGAACAAGACCCTCGGCTACGATATTGGTATTTATCCTGAAATCAAAGCACCTTGGTTCCACCGCCATGAAGGCAAGGATATCAGTGCGGCCGTGCTTAAGGCGCTCAAGCAATACGGCTATACCAGTAAAGACAGCAAGGTATACCTGCAAACATTCGACTACAACGAGCTCAAGCGTATTCACGATGAGTTGATGCCAGCGATGGGAATGGAGGTCAAACTGGTTCAGTTGATGGCTTATACCGACTGGAATGAAACCATGGTGTATGGTGAGGACGGCAGTGCGAAACCTTACAGCTATGATTGGATGTTCCAACCAGGAGGCATGGCCGCGGTGGCAAAATACGCCGATGGCATCGGTCCTTGGAAGCCGATGGTGGTGTCTGATGAATCAGTAAAAGGTAACATCAGGCTGACGGGGCTGGTCAAGGCTGCCCATGAAGCCGGGATGCAGGTTCACCCGTACACCTTCCGTTCCGACGAAGGACGCATTCCAGCCTATGCCAATGACTTCAATGACATGCTGGACATCTTTTACCGAACAGCCAATGTTGACGGCGTATTTACTGATTTTCCAGATAAGGCGGTGGACTATTTAAATCGCCAACAGTAA
- a CDS encoding YchE family NAAT transporter: MQPLELAIFLQFFVGLIAAVNPIGIMPIFVSLTGHMSPEERNKTALTANIAVAVILTVSLLAGQLLLDMFSISLDSFRVAGGLLLLTIAFSMMSGKLGEDKQNKQEKSESISREQIGVVPLAMPLMAGPGAISSTIVYGSRYPGMSSTVGIAMTIVAFAFCCWLLFRAAPIIVRFLGQTGINVITRIMGLILAALGIEFIANGLRALFPGLA; this comes from the coding sequence ATGCAACCACTTGAATTAGCCATTTTTCTGCAGTTTTTTGTCGGTCTGATCGCTGCCGTCAACCCAATCGGAATCATGCCGATCTTTGTCTCGCTGACCGGCCATATGAGCCCGGAAGAAAGAAACAAAACGGCCCTGACCGCCAATATCGCCGTTGCCGTGATCCTGACCGTGTCGCTCCTTGCTGGTCAGTTATTGCTGGATATGTTCAGTATTTCCCTCGATTCGTTCCGTGTTGCCGGTGGCCTACTCCTTTTGACCATCGCTTTCTCGATGATGAGCGGTAAGTTGGGTGAAGATAAACAGAACAAGCAGGAAAAATCCGAGTCCATCAGCCGCGAGCAGATTGGTGTTGTTCCGCTGGCAATGCCGTTAATGGCTGGTCCGGGTGCCATCAGTTCCACTATCGTGTACGGCTCCCGCTACCCGGGGATGAGCAGCACGGTTGGCATTGCGATGACCATCGTGGCGTTTGCGTTTTGCTGTTGGCTCTTGTTCCGAGCCGCCCCGATCATCGTCCGTTTTCTAGGCCAGACCGGCATCAACGTCATCACCCGTATTATGGGCTTGATCCTGGCAGCACTCGGCATCGAGTTCATTGCCAACGGACTACGCGCCCTATTCCCGGGACTAGCCTAA
- the tnpA gene encoding IS200/IS605 family transposase, with the protein MSRYNQASHVFWRCQYHIVWTPKYRFRILKNNVGKEVYRCIQVYCNQLGCEVIELNVQVDHVHLVVKVPPKLSISKLMGVLKGKIALKLFSKFPYLRKNKLWGNHFWQRGYFVDSVGINEEIIRRYVRHQEKKERQEQGELALN; encoded by the coding sequence ATGAGTAGATATAACCAAGCTTCCCACGTATTTTGGCGATGTCAATATCACATCGTATGGACGCCCAAGTACCGCTTCAGGATTTTGAAGAACAATGTGGGTAAAGAGGTTTATCGGTGTATCCAGGTCTATTGTAATCAACTTGGATGTGAGGTCATTGAGTTGAATGTACAAGTTGACCATGTACACCTTGTCGTAAAGGTTCCGCCAAAGTTATCAATATCCAAGTTGATGGGGGTATTGAAAGGCAAAATAGCCTTGAAGTTATTCAGTAAGTTTCCGTATTTGAGAAAGAATAAGCTTTGGGGAAATCACTTTTGGCAAAGAGGCTATTTTGTCGATAGCGTTGGAATTAATGAAGAAATAATCCGGCGATATGTAAGGCATCAAGAGAAGAAAGAGCGTCAAGAACAGGGAGAGTTAGCGCTGAACTAA
- the hisG gene encoding ATP phosphoribosyltransferase, whose product MQTQRLRIAIQKKGRLSKECQELLKRCGVKFNMMGERLVVHAENMPIDLLLVRDDDIPGLIMDGVVDLGVIGENELEEVGLEREARGEPADYIKLRRLDFGGCRLSIAIDKDAEYKGPQDLQGKRIATTYPQLVKRYMDEQGVKFSTCMLNGSVEVAPRAGLADAICDLVSTGATLEANGLKEAEVILRSKAVLIQQTGELSADKQALIERLLTRMQGVIQAKESKYIMLHAPAECLDQVKALLPGAEDPTVLPLSQDKSRVAVHLVSSENLFWETMEQLKELGASSILVLPIEKMME is encoded by the coding sequence ATGCAGACACAACGACTACGAATTGCCATACAAAAAAAAGGACGCCTGAGTAAAGAATGCCAGGAACTACTCAAGCGCTGTGGTGTGAAGTTCAACATGATGGGTGAGCGCTTGGTGGTTCACGCTGAAAACATGCCGATCGACCTGTTGCTAGTTCGCGATGACGATATCCCGGGCCTGATCATGGACGGTGTGGTTGACCTCGGTGTCATTGGTGAAAACGAGCTTGAAGAAGTGGGCCTTGAGCGCGAAGCCCGTGGCGAGCCTGCTGACTACATCAAGCTGCGCCGCTTGGACTTTGGTGGCTGTCGCCTCTCCATTGCCATCGACAAAGATGCAGAGTACAAGGGCCCGCAAGACCTCCAAGGCAAGCGTATTGCAACGACCTACCCACAGTTGGTGAAGCGCTACATGGATGAGCAAGGTGTGAAGTTCAGTACCTGTATGCTCAACGGCTCGGTGGAAGTGGCTCCGCGCGCTGGCCTTGCCGATGCGATCTGTGACCTGGTATCGACCGGGGCAACGCTGGAAGCCAATGGCCTGAAAGAAGCCGAAGTGATCCTGCGCTCCAAAGCGGTACTTATCCAGCAAACCGGTGAGCTGTCTGCCGACAAACAAGCATTGATTGAGCGCCTGCTCACCCGTATGCAAGGGGTGATCCAGGCCAAGGAGTCCAAGTACATCATGCTACACGCTCCTGCTGAGTGCCTTGACCAAGTCAAAGCCCTGCTACCGGGTGCCGAAGACCCAACAGTATTGCCGCTGTCCCAGGACAAGAGCCGCGTCGCGGTACATCTTGTCAGCTCTGAAAACCTGTTCTGGGAAACCATGGAACAGCTCAAAGAACTGGGCGCGAGCTCAATCCTCGTCCTGCCTATCGAAAAAATGATGGAGTAA
- a CDS encoding sulfite exporter TauE/SafE family protein, translating into MTVFAVIQAGLLVGGLVFIAMLLLSWRKNREQEAQTKILPIGLIGGFANFCDTLGVGSFAIKTAGYKQFKLIDDQLLPGTLNCQAVLATVVQSLIFLTAVDVDPTTLVTMVLAACLGATVGARLVSSWDRQLIRLVMSGALLVVASLMLAGQLKLFPLGGLELGLTGWKLAVAIAGNFLFGALMTVGIGLYAPCMTMVYLLGMHPLAAFPIMMCSCAFLSFFSAGGFIRMNRINSRAALVVAITGPIGVVIAAYLVKSLDLHLLAWLVIGVVLYTAITMYRSWAKERVLAGKEALAGSTE; encoded by the coding sequence ATGACAGTATTTGCAGTCATACAAGCGGGATTGCTTGTAGGTGGACTGGTTTTTATCGCTATGTTGCTCCTTTCATGGCGAAAAAATCGAGAGCAGGAAGCACAAACTAAAATTTTGCCGATTGGCCTTATCGGTGGTTTCGCCAACTTCTGTGACACCTTGGGTGTGGGCAGCTTTGCCATTAAAACCGCAGGTTATAAACAATTCAAGCTGATTGATGACCAGCTGCTGCCGGGTACGCTTAATTGCCAGGCCGTGCTGGCGACCGTGGTTCAGTCCCTTATCTTCCTGACTGCTGTTGACGTCGATCCAACCACGCTGGTTACCATGGTGCTGGCCGCATGCCTTGGAGCGACGGTAGGAGCCCGCCTGGTCTCAAGCTGGGACAGGCAGTTGATCCGCCTGGTGATGAGCGGTGCCCTGCTGGTTGTTGCCAGCCTGATGCTGGCCGGACAGCTCAAGCTGTTCCCGCTTGGCGGCCTAGAGCTTGGCCTGACGGGCTGGAAACTGGCGGTGGCTATTGCCGGTAATTTCCTGTTTGGCGCCCTGATGACGGTCGGTATCGGCCTTTACGCGCCCTGCATGACCATGGTCTACCTGCTGGGCATGCACCCGCTGGCGGCATTTCCTATTATGATGTGTTCTTGTGCCTTCCTGAGTTTTTTCTCGGCAGGTGGCTTTATTCGGATGAACCGCATCAACAGTCGTGCGGCATTGGTGGTGGCCATTACCGGGCCTATCGGTGTGGTGATTGCGGCGTATCTGGTGAAGTCGCTTGATTTGCACTTGCTGGCATGGCTGGTGATTGGCGTGGTGCTCTATACCGCTATCACTATGTATCGCTCGTGGGCAAAAGAGCGCGTACTTGCTGGCAAAGAGGCGCTGGCAGGTTCGACCGAGTAG
- the cysS gene encoding cysteine--tRNA ligase, whose translation MLKIYNSLTRQKEEFKPIQPGKVGMYVCGVTIYDLCHIGHGRTFVSFDVVSRYLRYSGYDLTFVRNITDIDDKIIKRAAENGESCDSLTERLIGEMHADFDALGMKRPDIEPRATEFIAEIIAMCERLIERGFAYVADNGDVMFEVSKFDEYGKLSKQDLDQLQAGARVDIETAKRSPLDFVLWKMSKPGEPTWESPWGAGRPGWHIECSAMNSAILGDHFDIHGGGSDLQFPHHENEIAQSCCATGSQYVNTWMHSGMVMVDREKMSKSLGNFFTIRDVLGYFDAETVRYFLMSGHYRSQLNYSEDNLKQARSALERLYTSLRGLDTSVAAAGGDEFVARFREAMDDDFNTPEAYSVLFDMAREINRLKAEDINAASALGARMRELADVLGLLAQEPEAFLQGGAGEDEDVAEIEALIQQRLDARAAKDWAAADEARDKLTAMGIILEDGPQGTTWRRK comes from the coding sequence ATGTTGAAGATCTATAACTCACTGACTAGACAAAAAGAGGAATTTAAACCCATTCAGCCAGGTAAAGTTGGCATGTATGTCTGTGGGGTTACCATCTACGATCTCTGTCACATCGGTCACGGCCGTACGTTTGTGTCATTCGATGTGGTTTCTCGCTACCTGCGTTACTCGGGGTACGATCTGACTTTTGTTCGTAACATCACTGACATCGATGACAAGATCATCAAGCGTGCAGCGGAAAACGGCGAGAGCTGTGATTCTCTGACCGAGCGCCTGATCGGCGAAATGCACGCTGATTTCGATGCGCTTGGCATGAAGCGACCGGATATCGAGCCTCGCGCAACCGAATTTATCGCTGAGATTATCGCGATGTGTGAGCGCCTGATCGAGCGTGGCTTTGCCTACGTGGCGGACAATGGCGATGTGATGTTCGAAGTGAGCAAGTTCGACGAGTACGGCAAGCTGTCAAAGCAAGATCTTGATCAACTACAGGCCGGTGCCCGTGTTGATATCGAAACAGCCAAGCGTAGCCCGCTTGATTTCGTGCTATGGAAGATGTCTAAGCCGGGTGAGCCAACTTGGGAATCACCATGGGGCGCAGGCCGTCCGGGCTGGCACATTGAATGTTCGGCAATGAACTCGGCTATCCTGGGTGATCATTTCGATATCCACGGCGGTGGTTCTGATCTGCAGTTCCCGCACCACGAAAATGAAATCGCTCAGTCTTGCTGTGCAACGGGTTCTCAGTACGTGAATACCTGGATGCACAGCGGGATGGTAATGGTTGACCGTGAGAAGATGTCCAAATCGCTGGGTAACTTCTTCACTATCCGTGATGTACTGGGTTACTTCGATGCCGAAACCGTGCGTTACTTCTTGATGTCTGGCCACTACCGTAGCCAGCTGAATTACAGCGAAGATAACCTCAAGCAGGCTCGTTCAGCGCTTGAGCGCCTGTACACGTCACTGCGTGGCCTTGATACTTCGGTTGCTGCTGCCGGTGGTGATGAGTTTGTTGCCCGCTTCAGAGAAGCGATGGACGATGACTTCAATACGCCAGAAGCTTACTCTGTACTGTTTGACATGGCGCGCGAAATCAATCGCCTGAAAGCGGAAGATATCAATGCGGCTTCTGCATTGGGTGCGCGCATGCGTGAGTTGGCTGACGTACTTGGTCTATTGGCGCAAGAGCCGGAAGCCTTCCTACAAGGTGGTGCTGGTGAAGATGAAGACGTCGCTGAAATCGAAGCACTTATCCAGCAGCGCCTGGATGCCCGAGCCGCGAAAGACTGGGCTGCAGCTGATGAAGCTCGCGACAAGCTGACCGCGATGGGTATTATCCTGGAAGACGGCCCTCAAGGTACGACTTGGCGCCGTAAGTAA
- a CDS encoding ion transporter, which produces MVTLTRKQRLYQIIFGTQTKAGRNFDIALIVAILCSEVVLILSTIRSVDFKYSEALTTLEWTFTLLFTIEYALRLYCSPKPWAYARSFYGVIDLIAVLPSYLAFLFPGSNYLLIIRLIRVMRIFRVLKLARFLKDSNILLRALLMAQRKILVFFSTVAILVTVLGSLLYIVEGPDNGFTSIPTSIYWAIVTITTVGYGDIVPQTDIGKAIASFTMLLGYSILAVPTGIITAELSQEMQTQRHLIRCTNCSASGHESDANFCKKCGTELPEHL; this is translated from the coding sequence TTGGTTACCCTGACCCGCAAACAGCGCCTTTACCAAATCATCTTCGGCACCCAAACCAAAGCTGGCCGGAATTTCGATATCGCGCTAATTGTCGCGATCCTTTGCTCTGAAGTCGTTTTGATCCTGTCTACCATCCGCTCTGTCGATTTCAAATACAGTGAAGCGCTAACCACGCTTGAATGGACATTCACCCTGCTGTTTACCATCGAATATGCATTGCGCCTGTATTGCTCCCCCAAGCCATGGGCGTATGCCCGCAGCTTTTATGGTGTCATCGACCTCATTGCCGTTCTGCCCAGCTATCTCGCGTTTCTATTTCCGGGCTCGAACTACCTGCTTATCATACGCCTGATCCGTGTCATGCGAATTTTCAGGGTCCTCAAGCTTGCCCGCTTCCTCAAAGACTCCAATATCCTGTTGCGAGCCCTCCTGATGGCACAGCGCAAGATCTTGGTGTTCTTCAGCACCGTGGCCATCTTGGTTACTGTCCTGGGTTCATTACTCTACATCGTCGAAGGGCCCGACAACGGCTTTACCAGTATTCCCACCAGCATCTACTGGGCCATCGTCACGATTACGACAGTGGGTTATGGCGATATTGTGCCGCAGACAGATATCGGCAAAGCCATTGCTTCTTTTACCATGCTACTGGGCTACTCGATCTTGGCAGTACCGACCGGGATCATTACCGCCGAGCTCAGCCAGGAGATGCAGACCCAGCGACATTTGATCCGCTGCACTAACTGCTCGGCCAGCGGCCATGAGAGTGATGCTAATTTCTGCAAAAAATGCGGGACCGAGCTTCCCGAACACCTTTGA